In the Brettanomyces nanus chromosome 1, complete sequence genome, TCCTCGGGGAACGGATATCCAACAGAAATAATATAATACCTTTACGCGGGAGCGCAACAATTTACGCGGCAAAGAAAGCTCCATTTTTATTCAAAATCCTCAAATCTCTGTTTGTACATACAAATAAAAAGGTAAAAGGGAGGACTTCAAGCCTTAATCTTTCTGGCAATTGCCGCAACTTTATCTCCCAAAGATAATGCCAAACCCTGGCCCTTAGATCTAATTCTAACATGTCCAACTATAGGACCAGTGGAAGACTGTTCAATACACAAATTGGCCAAAGCATCCTCACCAAACGTagattttgaaaacaaATTGGCAGATAAGAACCGACACTCCTCACCAATCACAGCTTCCGGagtcaagttcttcatgTTCGTACTTGAAAGCAATGCATTCAAATACGCCTTGAGAGAAGGCATCGTAGAATTGATACTAATCTTGTTCTCCCATTCAAATTCGTTCCACATCTTCCGGAACTGGGCTTCGCTGCAAACTGCAGGCTTTATATAATCAAGAATGTCCACGTGAACATCCGAAAGAATCACAACTGTGCTTTCGTCTGCATGTTGTCCTTCGTAAATAATGTTACCAAAAATCACTCCGGTGTCTGCAGATGTCACCTTGATTGTAGTTTGAACTCTGTGGAATCCATGAGGCCCCACATTGGCAGTGGTTGGCTTGTCAACAACTTTCAAGTCTCCTAAAGTGGCGAATTCAACAGTCAAGTTACGAAGAGTATCTGTGGTCTGATTCACAAGCAAAACGTCCAATGTAACATCAAATTGGTGAACTTTCACATAAGCTTCTGCATAGACAGGATCTGAAAATCCCGTCAACTGGgcaatcttcttcaaccGTGACGTCAAGTCCTCCCTCTGAGTAGTTCCTCCACTAATCTGGGCCAATTCTTGTTCCGTAATGTCTACAATTTCAGCCTCCTCCGTTGTCAACTGTCTGAAACCAATGCTATCATCGGCTTGAGAACAGTTATCCTGCCGATTGACTTGCCGCTTGCCAGTTTCCCTAGAAGCAGCAAGTGCAAGCTGCTTCTCAAAGGCATCTTTAGTGTCCTCTAAAAATGCCTTGGCAGTtaattcatcatctccatcatcagACAAAATTCGAACACACGTCATGATTCTATCAATAGAatcctcatcaattttACTTTTGGCTGAAGCCGATTGGCCTGCCCTAACGATGGAGACCATGACGAGCATTGCCTCAGCTTTAAAAGCGTTCATCATCTCTGTCTTTCCGCTTATCTTACCCAATCTAAGAACAAGTTTGACCAAAGTTGAGGCCAACACTGCCGCAAGGTAGAAGTCTCCACTCAAAATGAGCGCTCTAAGAGGAGTCTTAGAGAGTCTGGCCTTTTGCTTTTCCTCAGAAGTTTTCTCTTGTTCGAATCCAGTCTCTGTTGCGTAAGTACCATCTGCAAGAATCTTAGGTCCAGTAGCCTTTGCCGAAGCCTCATCAGCgccatcttcttcaacttgcTCTTCTCcgtcttcgtcttcttcatctttgaGAATTGGAACATCACCAACACTAGCTCTAAGTTCTCTCCAAGCAGCATGAATATCCTGCTCATCGAGACAATACTCACCAAGAATCCATAGGGAACCGCGATACACTTTACCACTTTTAACAGTCCTTAGAGCTTTCAAGAGCTTGGCTACGATACCACTACGCAAGTCCGGATACTTGTCAATGACCTGCTTGATGAAAGAGATTACCTCAGTGGCGGTAACAGTATTCAACTCACCCACGAGTTCTAACAACATTTCAACAACGGAAGCGGCAACCTCATGGAAATGGATGGCACAGTGATGAATTGCCACGATAAGTATCTGACGATAGTCCGAGTTTCTCTCCTCGCTGGAAACAGCCGTTTTCTGAAGCTCTTTCTTGAGCAGTTT is a window encoding:
- a CDS encoding uncharacterized protein (BUSCO:EOG09340DMF); this encodes MLTDTAYTLVYEIAAMRQILITVLNGDSMPELLMTIIRYVMPSKNKQLKKLLYCYWEICPKYGEDGKLRHEMILVCNAIQHDLQHPNEYIRGNTLRFLNKLKEPELLEPLVPSCRQCLEHRHAYVRKNAVFAIYSIYKSSQELVPDVAELLVDFLAVESDATCRRNAFVCLSHLDRDGCLRYIQNQTISSLDPMIQLAFIQFIRKDASGAPDLRPRYLRIVSELLESPNASVVYEAATSLSSLSHSPVAIESAATKFVDMAVKEPDNNVKLIALDRLRELALESNGVLDDMAMDILRALSAPSLDVRKKAVDITMDLVSSKNVDDVVKLLKKELQKTAVSSEERNSDYRQILIVAIHHCAIHFHEVAASVVEMLLELVGELNTVTATEVISFIKQVIDKYPDLRSGIVAKLLKALRTVKSGKVYRGSLWILGEYCLDEQDIHAAWRELRASVGDVPILKDEEDEDGEEQVEEDGADEASAKATGPKILADGTYATETGFEQEKTSEEKQKARLSKTPLRALILSGDFYLAAVLASTLVKLVLRLGKISGKTEMMNAFKAEAMLVMVSIVRAGQSASAKSKIDEDSIDRIMTCVRILSDDGDDELTAKAFLEDTKDAFEKQLALAASRETGKRQVNRQDNCSQADDSIGFRQLTTEEAEIVDITEQELAQISGGTTQREDLTSRLKKIAQLTGFSDPVYAEAYVKVHQFDVTLDVLLVNQTTDTLRNLTVEFATLGDLKVVDKPTTANVGPHGFHRVQTTIKVTSADTGVIFGNIIYEGQHADESTVVILSDVHVDILDYIKPAVCSEAQFRKMWNEFEWENKISINSTMPSLKAYLNALLSSTNMKNLTPEAVIGEECRFLSANLFSKSTFGEDALANLCIEQSSTGPIVGHVRIRSKGQGLALSLGDKVAAIARKIKA